Proteins encoded within one genomic window of Gadus chalcogrammus isolate NIFS_2021 chromosome 6, NIFS_Gcha_1.0, whole genome shotgun sequence:
- the tyrobp gene encoding TYRO protein tyrosine kinase-binding protein, translating to MGWLVSVPGGACKEKSCTKVLRWVCCVFPDCSSCSQIDMGSVTWILSCDIALTLLVCFSLLCLVLYQRKRGNRDSNNGRPKQAPSLAKRKMAEIPESPYQELHGVQGDVYSNLEELRK from the exons ATGGGATGGCTTGTTTCTGTTCCAGGGGGTGCATGTAAAGAAAAGTCCTGTACTAAAGTCCTGCGCTGGGTGTGTTGTGTATTCCCAGACTGTAGCTCCTGCTCCCAGATAGACATGGGCTCTGTGACATGGATCCTCTCCTGTGATATCGCCCTGACTCTTCTCGTCTGTTTCTCCCTGCTCTGTTTGGTCCTCTACCAGAGGAAAAGAGGCAACCGTGATTCCAATAATG GTAGACCGAAGCAAGCACCGTCATTGGCAAAGAGAAAGATGGCAGAGATCCCTGAGTCTCCTTACCAG GAATTGCATGGAGTACAAGGCGATGTGTACAGCAATCTGGaagaattaagaaaataa